In the Clostridium sporogenes genome, one interval contains:
- a CDS encoding RNA polymerase sigma factor, whose amino-acid sequence MEDSKLILEIKKGKIHLFDELIKKYYGKVYYYCYRHLNNKEAAQDLTQEVFMKVIKTMEGYKHYGKFENYLYVVAGNACKDFYKKESKYVLKEAEIKTNSYKEEEISKLENKVMIEEALNKLSKDQREIIILRFYQDLKIKDIAKIMNSGISITKYRLKKAIKLISESMKGDKYE is encoded by the coding sequence GTGGAAGATTCTAAATTAATACTAGAAATTAAAAAGGGAAAGATTCATTTATTTGATGAATTAATAAAAAAATATTATGGGAAAGTATACTACTATTGTTACCGACATTTAAATAATAAAGAAGCTGCTCAGGATTTAACTCAAGAAGTATTCATGAAAGTAATAAAAACTATGGAGGGTTATAAACATTATGGAAAGTTTGAAAATTATCTTTACGTAGTTGCAGGAAATGCATGCAAAGATTTTTATAAGAAAGAATCTAAATATGTTTTAAAAGAAGCAGAAATAAAGACAAATTCTTATAAAGAAGAGGAAATTTCTAAATTAGAAAATAAAGTTATGATTGAAGAGGCTTTAAACAAACTTTCAAAAGACCAACGTGAAATAATAATTTTAAGATTTTATCAAGATTTAAAAATAAAAGATATTGCTAAGATTATGAATTCAGGTATCTCTATAACTAAATATAGGTTGAAAAAGGCAATAAAATTAATTAGTGAAAGTATGAAAGGGGACAAGTATGAATAA
- a CDS encoding NupC/NupG family nucleoside CNT transporter: MERFISFIGIFVFLGICYLISENKKKVRFKLVFAGIIIQFIFAFLILKTYIGKVTFEKLSDFITAILGFTKNGSEFLFGGLITNTDSLGYIFAFQVLPTIIFFSSLMAVLYYLGIMQFLIKHIANFMAKTLGTSGAESLSAAANIFVGQTEAPLIVKPYIEKMTRSELHSVMVGGMATVAGSVMAGYIGMGISSAHLLSASIMSAPAAFVAAKIIVPETAEPVTKGNVSCDVEKLDKNVIDAAARGASEGLTMALNVGAMLIAFVAIIAMLNAGLEGIGHLVGINGLNFENILGYICSPFAYVMGIPSKDMITAGSLIGQKTVINEFVAYSNLSTLMKQGSLNPRTVTILTYALCGFANFSSIAVQLGGIGGLAPKRRSEIAQLGIKSLIGGTVASFLTACIAGILV; the protein is encoded by the coding sequence ATGGAAAGATTTATAAGTTTCATCGGTATTTTTGTTTTTCTAGGTATTTGTTACTTAATATCTGAAAACAAGAAAAAGGTTAGGTTTAAACTAGTATTTGCAGGAATTATTATTCAATTTATTTTTGCCTTTTTAATTTTAAAAACCTATATTGGTAAAGTAACCTTTGAAAAACTTTCTGATTTTATTACAGCTATTTTAGGATTTACTAAAAACGGTTCAGAATTTTTATTTGGTGGATTGATTACTAATACAGATAGTTTGGGGTATATCTTTGCTTTTCAAGTATTGCCAACTATTATATTTTTCTCATCTTTAATGGCAGTTCTATATTATTTAGGAATTATGCAATTTTTAATAAAACACATAGCCAACTTTATGGCAAAAACTTTAGGAACTTCTGGTGCTGAATCTTTATCAGCAGCTGCAAACATATTTGTTGGACAAACTGAGGCTCCTTTAATAGTAAAGCCTTACATAGAAAAAATGACAAGGTCTGAACTTCACTCTGTAATGGTTGGTGGAATGGCTACAGTAGCTGGTAGTGTAATGGCTGGATATATAGGAATGGGAATAAGCTCAGCTCACCTTTTATCAGCTTCTATAATGTCTGCACCAGCGGCTTTTGTTGCAGCAAAAATAATAGTACCAGAAACAGCAGAACCTGTTACTAAGGGTAATGTTAGTTGTGATGTAGAAAAACTAGATAAAAATGTAATTGATGCAGCTGCGAGAGGAGCCTCTGAAGGTCTTACTATGGCTCTTAATGTAGGAGCTATGCTAATAGCTTTTGTTGCTATAATTGCAATGTTAAACGCTGGTTTAGAAGGTATTGGACACTTAGTTGGAATTAATGGCTTGAACTTTGAAAATATATTAGGCTATATTTGTTCTCCCTTTGCTTATGTAATGGGTATTCCTTCAAAAGATATGATAACAGCTGGTTCACTTATCGGTCAAAAAACCGTTATAAATGAATTCGTAGCATATTCAAATCTATCTACACTTATGAAACAAGGATCATTAAATCCAAGAACAGTAACTATACTAACTTATGCTCTATGTGGATTTGCTAATTTCAGTTCTATAGCAGTACAACTAGGTGGTATAGGAGGCCTTGCTCCAAAAAGAAGAAGTGAAATTGCCCAACTTGGAATAAAATCTCTAATAGGTGGTACAGTAGCCAGCTTCTTAACTGCCTGCATTGCTGGAATATTAGTATAA
- the asnS gene encoding asparagine--tRNA ligase has product MDITLVKSLYRETEKHMEKEVKINGWVRTVRDSKNFAFIEVNDGSFFKNVQVILEASIENFKELCKMPISTSVEIEGVVQATPNAKQPFEIKATKVLMVGKSSTDYPLQKKRHTFEYLRTIAHLRPRSNAFSAVFRVRSLAAYAVHKFFQERGFVYTNTPIITRSDCEGAGEMFQLTTMDLKNIPKTEDGKVDFLKDFFGTPANLTVSGQLSAETFALAFRNVYTFGPTFRAENSNTARHASEFWMIEPEMAFAELEDYLDNAEEMVKFVINYVMENAPEEMAFFNSFVDKGLFDRLDNVVNSDFKRITYTEAVELLQKSGAKFDYPVEWGIDLQTEHERYLTEQIFKKPVFVTDYPKEIKAFYMRLNDDGKTVAAADLLVPGIGEIVGGSQREERLDVLEKRMKELNLDTEEYWWYLELRKYGETKHSGYGLGFERILMYMTGMSNIRDVIPFPRTPGSAGF; this is encoded by the coding sequence GTGGATATAACTTTAGTGAAATCACTTTATAGAGAAACAGAAAAACATATGGAGAAAGAAGTTAAAATTAATGGATGGGTAAGGACTGTAAGGGATTCTAAAAACTTTGCTTTTATAGAAGTAAATGATGGAAGTTTCTTTAAAAATGTTCAAGTAATACTAGAGGCATCAATAGAGAACTTTAAAGAATTATGTAAAATGCCAATAAGTACATCAGTAGAAATAGAAGGTGTAGTTCAAGCTACTCCAAATGCAAAACAACCTTTTGAAATAAAAGCTACAAAAGTATTAATGGTAGGTAAATCAAGTACAGATTATCCACTACAAAAGAAAAGACATACTTTTGAATACTTAAGAACGATAGCTCATTTAAGACCAAGAAGTAATGCTTTTTCAGCAGTATTTAGAGTACGTTCTTTAGCAGCTTATGCAGTGCATAAATTTTTCCAAGAAAGAGGATTTGTTTATACAAACACTCCAATAATAACAAGGAGTGACTGCGAAGGTGCAGGAGAAATGTTCCAATTAACTACTATGGATCTAAAAAATATACCAAAAACTGAAGATGGAAAAGTTGATTTTTTAAAGGATTTCTTTGGAACACCTGCAAATCTTACAGTAAGTGGTCAGCTTTCAGCAGAAACTTTTGCTTTAGCTTTTAGAAATGTATATACTTTCGGACCAACTTTTAGAGCTGAAAACTCAAACACTGCAAGACATGCATCAGAATTTTGGATGATAGAACCTGAAATGGCTTTTGCAGAACTTGAAGATTATTTAGATAATGCAGAAGAAATGGTTAAGTTTGTAATAAACTATGTAATGGAAAATGCTCCAGAAGAAATGGCATTTTTTAATAGTTTTGTAGATAAGGGATTATTCGATAGATTAGATAATGTTGTAAACTCTGACTTCAAGAGAATAACTTATACAGAAGCAGTAGAATTACTTCAAAAATCAGGAGCAAAATTTGATTATCCAGTAGAATGGGGAATCGATCTTCAAACTGAACATGAAAGATATTTAACAGAACAAATATTTAAAAAACCAGTATTCGTAACAGATTATCCAAAGGAAATAAAAGCTTTCTATATGAGATTAAATGATGATGGAAAAACTGTTGCAGCAGCAGATCTACTTGTACCAGGAATAGGAGAAATAGTAGGTGGAAGCCAAAGGGAAGAAAGATTAGATGTATTAGAAAAAAGAATGAAAGAATTAAATTTAGATACAGAAGAGTATTGGTGGTATTTAGAGTTGAGAAAATATGGAGAAACTAAACACTCAGGATATGGTTTAGGTTTTGAAAGAATATTAATGTACATGACAGGAATGAGCAACATAAGAGACGTAATACCATTCCCAAGAACACCAGGTTCTGCTGGATTCTAA
- a CDS encoding sigma 54-interacting transcriptional regulator — MVNYDNNICFKDLFSDENGEKFLSTSVLQTAFNVAYEGLILIDKDYNIIKINTMGLNILNSTEDKLKKYSIKDIIKSCNFIEDCLQKGTHKFSIDSSFFINNNSIRCITNIMPVKFQDDIIGAIISIRDTRHIHKLVNNVVGYKASYTFDDIITKNQKMKSIIELAKKASESDCSILIDGNSGTGKELFAQAIHNHSNRCHGPFVAVNCAAIPRELVESELFGYEKGAFTGASKGGYPGKFELADGGTIFLDEIGELPLDIQSKLLRVLDNLKIMRVGGTHEKKIDIRILAATNRNLAEEVSNKNFRGDLYYRLNVINVHLIPLKDRSEDVEALANYFIDKLNIKNPGNFKKIAPEFMNKLKTYNWPGNVRELRNIVERSYYICEDNIITDKFLNDKLMKNDHHNCCINNEEPIVPLDVLEHKAIKKALIHCKGNIVQASELLGVSRATIYRKINKYSINLNEILEKDQD; from the coding sequence TTGGTAAATTACGATAATAATATATGTTTTAAAGATCTATTTTCTGATGAAAATGGTGAAAAATTTTTATCTACATCTGTTCTTCAAACAGCTTTTAATGTAGCCTATGAAGGACTTATTCTTATTGACAAAGACTATAATATAATAAAAATAAATACTATGGGCTTAAACATATTAAATTCTACAGAAGATAAATTAAAAAAATATTCCATAAAAGATATCATAAAAAGTTGCAACTTTATAGAAGATTGCCTACAAAAAGGAACTCACAAATTTAGCATAGACTCCTCCTTTTTTATAAACAATAATTCTATAAGATGTATTACAAATATAATGCCTGTAAAATTTCAGGATGATATTATAGGAGCTATTATTTCTATAAGAGATACAAGACATATACATAAATTAGTTAATAATGTAGTGGGATATAAAGCCTCTTATACTTTTGATGATATAATAACTAAAAATCAAAAAATGAAAAGTATAATAGAATTAGCTAAAAAAGCTTCTGAATCTGATTGTAGTATATTAATTGACGGTAATAGTGGTACTGGTAAAGAATTATTTGCTCAAGCTATACATAATCATAGCAATAGATGTCATGGACCCTTTGTTGCCGTAAATTGTGCTGCTATCCCTAGAGAATTAGTAGAAAGTGAGCTATTTGGATATGAGAAAGGTGCTTTTACAGGTGCCTCTAAAGGTGGTTATCCTGGTAAATTTGAGCTTGCTGATGGTGGAACTATATTTTTAGATGAAATTGGAGAATTGCCACTAGATATTCAATCTAAGCTATTGCGAGTTCTAGACAATTTAAAAATAATGCGAGTGGGTGGTACTCACGAAAAGAAAATAGATATTAGAATATTAGCAGCTACTAACAGGAATTTAGCTGAAGAAGTTTCTAATAAAAATTTTAGAGGAGATCTTTATTATAGATTAAATGTTATAAATGTTCACCTTATTCCATTAAAAGATAGATCAGAAGATGTTGAAGCCTTAGCTAATTATTTTATAGATAAATTAAATATTAAAAATCCAGGCAATTTTAAAAAAATAGCTCCTGAATTTATGAATAAACTTAAAACTTATAATTGGCCTGGAAATGTTCGTGAACTTAGAAATATAGTAGAAAGAAGTTACTATATATGTGAGGATAATATTATTACAGACAAATTTTTAAATGATAAATTAATGAAAAACGATCATCATAACTGTTGCATTAATAATGAAGAACCTATAGTTCCATTAGATGTTTTAGAGCATAAAGCCATAAAAAAAGCTTTAATCCATTGCAAAGGAAATATAGTACAGGCTTCTGAACTATTAGGTGTAAGTAGAGCAACTATATATAGAAAAATAAATAAATACAGTATAAATTTAAATGAAATACTAGAAAAAGATCAAGATTAG